One Pseudonocardia sediminis DNA window includes the following coding sequences:
- a CDS encoding FAD-binding oxidoreductase, with translation MSAHTATSTLVDELIAQVGGTVLGPDAPEAAEESTGFQLGVRHRPGAVVAARTADDVRTAARVVAEQDLPVTVQHTGHGTRVPADGGILLLTAGMDTIDIDAAERTARIGAGAVWGDVTAAADAVDLMAPSGSSPGVGAIGYTFGGGLGLTGRTDGWAVDHVRAFEIVDRVGDLREVTTDTDPDRFARLRGTGPAAGEVVTAMTIGLLPAGPLTGGALVFDLGPIDEPGDAAPLHTYRAWTADLPDAVTSGMSVVTYPDWDVLPPHLRGRRIARIAVTVRGDAATADALLAPLRAATRPAEDTVGPLRPVESSRVYAEPEMPHAYTGENLLLDDLAPAGLDAVAALDGPMTVVGIRHLGGALGRPAAVADTVSGRDAAYLVGALSPLDAEQAVTDPASAVAAVDPSRALRPFGPAAVGTIRTFGYGPRAA, from the coding sequence ATGAGCGCACACACCGCCACCAGCACCCTCGTCGACGAGCTGATCGCGCAGGTCGGCGGCACCGTCCTGGGCCCGGACGCCCCGGAGGCGGCCGAGGAGTCCACCGGGTTCCAGCTGGGCGTACGGCACCGGCCGGGCGCCGTCGTCGCCGCCCGCACCGCCGACGACGTCCGCACCGCGGCCCGCGTCGTCGCCGAACAGGACCTGCCCGTGACCGTGCAGCACACCGGGCACGGCACCCGCGTCCCCGCCGACGGCGGCATCCTGCTGCTGACCGCGGGGATGGACACGATCGACATCGACGCCGCCGAGCGGACCGCCCGGATCGGCGCCGGCGCCGTCTGGGGTGACGTGACCGCGGCCGCGGATGCGGTCGACCTGATGGCGCCGAGCGGCTCCTCCCCCGGCGTCGGGGCGATCGGCTACACGTTCGGCGGTGGACTCGGGCTGACCGGCCGCACGGACGGCTGGGCCGTCGACCACGTGCGCGCGTTCGAGATCGTCGACCGCGTGGGTGACCTGCGCGAGGTCACCACGGACACCGACCCGGACCGGTTCGCCCGGCTGCGCGGTACCGGTCCGGCAGCGGGCGAGGTCGTCACCGCGATGACGATCGGGCTGCTCCCGGCCGGCCCGCTGACCGGCGGCGCGCTCGTGTTCGACCTGGGCCCGATCGACGAGCCGGGCGACGCCGCACCGCTGCACACCTACCGCGCGTGGACCGCTGACCTGCCCGACGCCGTCACCTCCGGGATGTCGGTCGTCACCTACCCGGACTGGGACGTCCTGCCGCCGCACCTGCGCGGACGTCGCATCGCCCGGATCGCCGTGACCGTCCGCGGTGACGCCGCGACGGCCGATGCGCTGCTCGCCCCGCTGCGTGCGGCGACCCGGCCGGCCGAGGACACGGTCGGTCCGCTGCGCCCGGTCGAGTCGTCGCGGGTCTACGCCGAGCCGGAGATGCCGCACGCCTACACCGGCGAGAACCTGCTGCTCGACGACCTGGCCCCGGCCGGGCTGGACGCCGTCGCGGCGCTGGACGGGCCGATGACGGTCGTCGGGATCCGCCACCTCGGTGGCGCGCTGGGCCGTCCCGCCGCGGTGGCGGACACCGTCTCCGGCCGCGACGCCGCCTACCTGGTCGGTGCGCTGTCCCCGCTCGACGCCGAGCAGGCGGTCACCGACCCCGCGTCGGCCGTCGCGGCGGTGGACCCGAGCCGCGCGCTGCGGCCGTTCGGACCGGCCGCGGTGGGCACGATCCGCACCTTCGGCTACGGGCCGCGGGCGGCGTGA
- a CDS encoding LysR family transcriptional regulator, producing MELRHLRYLVAVVEEGTITGAAARLHVAQPGVSAQLRQLERELGEPLLERGPRAVALTEAGRAVLPHAHAALAAVDDARDAVAALQGLLRGRVAVGMASSLPDTVLSDAVAEFAVAHPQVTVTLREDTADALQSELLAGRLDVAYLGAPGELPEGLQGRVLLDDRLVAAVAADDPLAGRSRIGLDELVERPLICLPQGHGLRAALDRACAAAGLQARVAFEAGAMSLLLRLAARGVGVAVVPEPALGAPAVQALDVPPVAVPLDPEVRTRLHLAWRSGGPSGPAARALVGEVLAAL from the coding sequence ATGGAGCTGCGTCACCTGCGCTATCTCGTCGCCGTCGTCGAGGAGGGCACGATCACCGGTGCCGCGGCCCGGCTGCACGTCGCGCAGCCGGGGGTCAGCGCGCAGCTGCGGCAGCTCGAACGCGAGCTCGGCGAGCCGCTGCTGGAGCGCGGGCCACGGGCGGTCGCGCTGACCGAGGCCGGTCGCGCCGTCCTCCCGCACGCCCACGCCGCGCTGGCCGCCGTCGACGACGCCCGCGACGCCGTCGCCGCGCTGCAGGGACTCCTGCGCGGCCGGGTCGCCGTCGGGATGGCGTCCTCGCTGCCGGACACGGTGCTCTCCGACGCCGTCGCCGAGTTCGCCGTCGCGCACCCGCAGGTCACGGTGACGCTGCGGGAGGACACCGCCGACGCCCTGCAGTCCGAGCTGCTGGCCGGGCGCCTGGACGTCGCCTACCTCGGTGCGCCGGGAGAGCTGCCCGAGGGGCTGCAGGGGCGGGTGCTGCTCGACGACCGGCTGGTCGCCGCCGTCGCCGCGGACGACCCGCTGGCCGGGCGCTCGCGGATCGGGCTGGACGAGCTGGTGGAGCGGCCCCTGATCTGCCTGCCGCAGGGCCACGGTCTGCGGGCGGCGCTGGACCGCGCCTGTGCCGCGGCCGGGCTGCAGGCGCGGGTGGCGTTCGAGGCCGGTGCCATGAGCCTGCTGCTGCGCCTGGCGGCACGCGGGGTGGGGGTCGCGGTCGTGCCGGAGCCGGCTCTGGGGGCACCGGCCGTGCAGGCCCTCGACGTCCCACCGGTGGCCGTCCCGCTGGACCCCGAGGTGCGGACGCGGCTGCACCTGGCGTGGCGGTCCGGCGGCCCGAGCGGTCCCGCGGCGCGGGCGTTGGTCGGCGAGGTGCTCGCCGCCCTGTGA
- a CDS encoding M20/M25/M40 family metallo-hydrolase, translated as MSGTPNTVPARVELLRARAVLLVAVLVLVAAGAAAIVTSRPPAPAAADVPPSAFSSARATGTVAALADRPRPIGSAASDRARDGLAVRLRAMGLQTSTTPSVGTFAGDGVQSVGVVDNVVATRRGSAPTGAVVLMAHYDSVPAGPGAADDASGVAAILETVRALSTGPALRNDLVVLLTDGEESGLLGARAFTRADPLRGRPAVVLNWEARGSGGPALLFQTSPGNARLIDAYRAVQHPAGHSALAAAYALLPNDTDLSPFLAAGRPGLNSAFVERASRYHTPGDTPANLDPASAQQQGTSMLALTQVLGAADLAPFDPAVSGAPPSGDVTYAAVFGHLWVYPDGYVLPLAALAALAVVGAGVATLRRRLVTPGRCAGALASWPVVVGVAALLGEGAWRVLAWSRSGYANSAGVVHRPELTQVGVLLLGLLALLLWGVLLRRRLGAAAMGLAATAWLAVLGIVTAVLVPGASFLFALPALGAALGIGVAVFVPPLWRPLPVAVGGLATAVLLVPFSVALFDAAGLAGSALPALCVVLALAPLAALVAGRRLPTRVPVAVLVAAVGLGALGVLVDRPDAAHPDRADLAYLHDTDSGTARWVSRDPVPAPWTARYVTGEPTAPGRDLPWPADTPIRTGPAPVVGLPAPAAVARRLPGGAVELRVGSRRGADVLGVRADTGGVTSVEVTYVGRRPVVLPVQGRLNLRLFAVPRGGARIVLRTDSPAPQRLVVRDQTTGLSGISGWTPRPPELERSPTRDGDTVVITRSVTG; from the coding sequence GTGAGCGGGACGCCGAACACCGTTCCGGCGCGGGTGGAGCTCCTCCGGGCCCGTGCCGTGCTGCTCGTCGCCGTGCTGGTGCTGGTCGCGGCCGGGGCGGCGGCGATCGTGACGTCGCGGCCACCCGCACCCGCGGCCGCCGACGTCCCGCCGTCGGCGTTCAGCTCGGCCCGCGCGACGGGGACCGTCGCAGCGCTGGCGGACCGGCCGCGCCCGATCGGCAGTGCCGCATCGGACCGCGCCCGCGACGGCCTGGCCGTCCGCCTGCGCGCGATGGGTCTGCAGACGTCGACGACGCCGTCGGTGGGGACGTTCGCCGGTGACGGCGTGCAGTCGGTCGGCGTGGTGGACAACGTCGTCGCGACCCGGCGGGGGAGCGCCCCGACCGGCGCCGTCGTGCTGATGGCCCACTACGACTCCGTGCCGGCCGGGCCCGGCGCCGCCGACGACGCGTCCGGGGTGGCCGCGATCCTGGAGACGGTGCGGGCCCTGTCGACCGGCCCGGCGCTGCGCAACGACCTGGTCGTCCTGCTCACCGACGGCGAGGAGTCCGGCCTGCTCGGAGCCCGGGCCTTCACCCGCGCCGATCCGCTGCGGGGGCGCCCGGCCGTCGTCCTGAACTGGGAGGCGCGCGGATCGGGTGGTCCGGCCCTGCTGTTCCAGACCTCGCCCGGCAACGCCCGGCTGATCGACGCCTACCGCGCCGTCCAGCACCCCGCCGGCCACTCCGCGCTGGCCGCGGCCTACGCGCTGCTGCCCAACGACACCGACCTCAGCCCGTTCCTGGCCGCCGGCCGCCCGGGTCTGAACAGCGCGTTCGTCGAGCGCGCGAGCCGCTACCACACCCCCGGCGACACCCCGGCCAACCTCGATCCGGCCTCGGCGCAGCAGCAGGGCACGTCGATGCTGGCGCTGACGCAGGTGCTCGGCGCGGCCGATCTGGCCCCGTTCGACCCGGCGGTCAGCGGTGCGCCGCCGTCCGGGGACGTCACCTACGCCGCGGTGTTCGGACACCTGTGGGTCTACCCGGACGGCTACGTCCTGCCGCTGGCGGCGCTGGCCGCGCTCGCCGTCGTCGGGGCGGGCGTGGCGACGCTGCGCCGACGGCTCGTCACCCCCGGGCGGTGCGCCGGGGCGCTGGCGTCCTGGCCGGTGGTCGTCGGCGTGGCGGCACTGCTCGGGGAGGGTGCGTGGCGGGTGCTGGCGTGGTCGCGGTCGGGTTATGCGAACAGCGCCGGCGTCGTGCACCGTCCGGAGCTGACGCAGGTCGGGGTCCTGCTGCTCGGCCTGCTCGCGCTGCTGCTGTGGGGCGTGCTGCTGCGACGCCGGCTCGGGGCCGCCGCGATGGGACTCGCCGCGACGGCGTGGCTCGCGGTGCTCGGGATCGTCACCGCCGTGCTGGTGCCCGGGGCGTCGTTCCTGTTCGCGCTGCCCGCGCTGGGTGCGGCGCTCGGGATCGGCGTCGCCGTGTTCGTCCCGCCCCTGTGGCGGCCGCTGCCGGTGGCCGTCGGCGGGCTCGCGACCGCCGTGCTGCTGGTGCCGTTCTCCGTTGCGCTGTTCGACGCCGCCGGGCTGGCCGGGTCGGCGTTGCCGGCCCTGTGCGTGGTCCTGGCGCTGGCGCCCCTGGCTGCGCTCGTCGCCGGGCGGCGGCTGCCCACGCGCGTCCCGGTGGCGGTGCTGGTCGCGGCCGTCGGGCTGGGGGCGCTCGGGGTCCTCGTCGACCGCCCGGACGCGGCGCACCCGGACCGTGCCGATCTCGCCTACCTGCACGACACCGACTCCGGCACCGCGCGCTGGGTCAGCCGCGACCCCGTCCCGGCGCCGTGGACCGCCCGCTACGTCACCGGCGAGCCGACCGCGCCGGGCCGTGACCTGCCGTGGCCGGCGGACACGCCGATCCGGACCGGGCCCGCGCCCGTCGTCGGGCTGCCGGCGCCCGCGGCGGTCGCCCGTCGCCTGCCCGGCGGGGCCGTCGAGCTGCGCGTGGGGTCGCGGCGCGGCGCGGACGTCCTCGGCGTGCGGGCCGACACCGGGGGCGTGACGTCGGTCGAGGTCACCTACGTCGGACGACGGCCGGTCGTGCTGCCGGTGCAGGGACGTCTGAACCTGCGGCTGTTCGCGGTGCCGCGCGGGGGAGCGCGGATCGTCCTGCGCACGGACTCACCGGCGCCGCAGCGGCTCGTCGTCCGCGACCAGACGACCGGACTGTCCGGGATCTCCGGCTGGACCCCGCGCCCGCCCGAGCTGGAACGCTCGCCGACCCGGGACGGCGACACCGTCGTGATCACGCGCTCGGTGACCGGCTGA
- a CDS encoding DUF3097 domain-containing protein: MSTRPPSRTHDYRGAFDAAGTRTQTRREIPQVPAERGLVVEDPASGFCGAVVAIDSREVTLEDRHGGRRVFPLRPAAFLFEGQPATLVKPAPGAPAGRALSASGSVHVANLKARTARAARIWVEGLHDAELVERVWGHDLRVEGIVVEPLHGVDDLAAAVREFSPGPKRKLGILVDHLVDGSKETRQAREATAVAGEHVLVTGHPYVDVWEAVKPEVVGIRAWPRIPRGTDWKTGVCTALGWGEPADGARRVLGAVRSFRDLETPLIGAVEQLIDHVTQAAE, from the coding sequence GTGAGCACGCGACCGCCGTCCCGCACCCACGACTACCGGGGCGCGTTCGACGCCGCCGGCACCCGCACGCAGACCCGCCGGGAGATCCCGCAGGTCCCCGCGGAGCGCGGCCTGGTCGTGGAGGACCCGGCCAGCGGATTCTGCGGGGCCGTCGTCGCGATCGACTCCCGCGAGGTCACGCTCGAGGACCGCCACGGCGGACGACGGGTCTTCCCGCTCCGCCCGGCCGCGTTCCTGTTCGAGGGGCAGCCGGCGACCCTGGTGAAGCCGGCCCCGGGTGCCCCCGCGGGACGGGCGCTGTCCGCGTCCGGCTCGGTGCACGTCGCGAACCTCAAGGCCCGTACTGCCCGGGCCGCCCGGATCTGGGTGGAGGGCCTGCACGACGCCGAGCTCGTCGAGCGGGTGTGGGGCCACGACCTGCGCGTCGAGGGCATCGTCGTCGAGCCGCTGCACGGCGTCGACGACCTGGCCGCGGCCGTGCGCGAGTTCTCACCCGGCCCGAAGCGCAAGCTCGGCATCCTCGTCGACCACCTCGTCGACGGGTCGAAGGAGACCCGCCAGGCCCGTGAGGCGACGGCCGTCGCCGGTGAGCACGTGCTGGTCACCGGCCACCCCTACGTCGACGTGTGGGAGGCCGTGAAGCCCGAGGTCGTCGGCATCCGGGCCTGGCCGCGGATCCCGCGCGGCACGGACTGGAAGACCGGCGTCTGCACGGCGCTGGGCTGGGGCGAACCGGCCGACGGTGCCCGTCGCGTTCTCGGCGCGGTACGCAGTTTCCGGGACCTGGAAACGCCGTTGATCGGCGCCGTCGAGCAGCTCATCGACCATGTGACACAAGCCGCCGAGTGA
- a CDS encoding NfeD family protein → MTPALIWLLAGVVLIGAEAVSGELFLLMLGGGAIAAAGGVALGLGFFGAAVVFAVVSVALLLAVRPIVRRRLESSMTPLETHHGTMVGRDAEVVHRVDGETGRVKIAGELWSARSKDGHEVIEEGSIATVLEVSGAIALVTGRGELPGPDDRDLAS, encoded by the coding sequence ATGACCCCGGCATTGATCTGGCTACTCGCAGGAGTGGTGCTGATCGGTGCCGAGGCGGTGTCCGGAGAACTGTTCCTGCTGATGCTCGGCGGCGGAGCGATCGCCGCGGCCGGCGGCGTCGCGCTGGGTCTGGGCTTCTTCGGCGCGGCGGTGGTGTTCGCCGTGGTGTCGGTGGCGCTGCTGCTGGCCGTGCGCCCGATCGTCCGCCGCCGCCTCGAGTCGTCCATGACTCCGTTGGAGACCCATCACGGCACCATGGTCGGCCGCGACGCCGAGGTGGTGCACCGCGTCGACGGCGAGACCGGGCGCGTCAAGATCGCCGGTGAGCTGTGGTCGGCCCGCTCCAAGGACGGCCACGAGGTGATCGAGGAGGGCTCCATCGCCACCGTGCTGGAGGTGTCCGGCGCGATCGCGCTGGTCACCGGGCGCGGGGAGCTTCCCGGACCCGACGACCGGGACCTGGCCTCCTAG
- a CDS encoding SPFH domain-containing protein, with protein sequence MEPGTLIFVVILLVLVITVVVKSIVIVPQEWAYIIERLGKYKGTREGGPAILIPFVDRTRERVDLREQVVSFPPQPVITQDNLTVNIDTVVYFKVHDAKSAVYEIANYIAGVEQITTTTLRNVVGGMTLEQTLTSRDRINTVLRGELDEATGRWGIRVGRVEIKAIDPPASIQESMERQMKADREKRAMILNAEGQRESAIRSAEGQKQSQILTAEGAKQAAILNAEAERQSEILRAQGRRAAQYLEAQGEAKAIEKTFAAIKRGKPTPELLAYQYLQTLPEMAKGEANKVWMVPSDFGKALEGFTKMLGAPGEDGVFRYEPSRTDGDITPENDDEAVKDWFDVSTDPEIARQVAEATKAAQKEVPPVGSDVPPIPRATTEETLSIETGNTNGQA encoded by the coding sequence ATGGAACCGGGAACGTTGATCTTCGTTGTGATCCTGCTGGTACTGGTGATCACGGTGGTCGTGAAGTCGATCGTGATCGTGCCGCAGGAATGGGCCTACATCATCGAGCGGCTGGGAAAGTACAAGGGCACCCGCGAGGGCGGCCCCGCGATTCTCATCCCGTTCGTCGACCGCACGCGTGAGCGGGTGGATCTGCGTGAGCAGGTCGTCTCGTTCCCGCCGCAGCCGGTGATCACCCAGGACAACCTGACCGTCAACATCGACACCGTCGTGTACTTCAAGGTGCACGACGCCAAGTCCGCGGTCTACGAGATCGCGAACTACATCGCCGGCGTCGAGCAGATCACCACCACGACGCTGCGGAACGTGGTCGGCGGCATGACGCTGGAGCAGACCCTGACCTCGCGGGACCGGATCAACACGGTCCTGCGCGGCGAGCTCGACGAGGCCACCGGACGCTGGGGCATCCGCGTCGGCCGGGTCGAGATCAAGGCGATCGACCCGCCCGCGTCCATCCAGGAGTCGATGGAGCGGCAGATGAAGGCCGACCGCGAGAAGCGGGCCATGATCCTGAACGCCGAGGGTCAGCGGGAGTCGGCGATCCGCAGCGCCGAGGGCCAGAAGCAGTCGCAGATCCTCACCGCGGAGGGCGCCAAGCAGGCGGCGATCCTCAACGCCGAGGCCGAGCGCCAGTCGGAGATCCTGCGGGCGCAGGGTCGCCGTGCCGCCCAGTACCTCGAGGCACAGGGTGAGGCCAAGGCGATCGAGAAGACGTTCGCGGCCATCAAGAGGGGCAAGCCCACCCCGGAGCTGCTCGCCTACCAGTACCTGCAGACCCTGCCCGAGATGGCCAAGGGCGAGGCGAACAAGGTCTGGATGGTCCCCAGCGACTTCGGCAAGGCCCTCGAGGGCTTCACGAAGATGCTCGGGGCGCCCGGCGAGGACGGCGTGTTCCGCTACGAGCCCAGCCGGACCGACGGCGACATCACCCCGGAGAACGACGACGAGGCCGTCAAGGACTGGTTCGACGTCTCCACCGACCCGGAGATCGCCCGCCAGGTCGCCGAGGCCACGAAGGCCGCGCAGAAGGAGGTGCCGCCGGTGGGGTCCGACGTGCCGCCGATCCCGCGCGCGACCACCGAGGAGACGCTGAGCATCGAGACCGGCAACACCAACGGTCAGGCCTGA
- a CDS encoding energy-coupling factor ABC transporter ATP-binding protein: MGPDVSTPSLHVHDLAFAYPDGHQALYGVNLSIAPGERVALLGPNGAGKTTLVLHLNGILGGRDSGRAEGTVSVGGLDVAKPHLQEIRRRVGIVFQDPDDQLFMPTVGEDVAFGPANFGLRGAELTARVHQALDAVGMAEHTDRSPLHLSGGQRRRVALATVLACDPEILVLDEPSSNLDPVARRELAEVLLGLDRTMLMVTHDLPYALQLCPRSVVLDGGVVAADGPTRDLLADADLLARHRLELPFGFVLA, translated from the coding sequence ATGGGTCCTGACGTGAGCACGCCCTCCCTGCACGTGCACGACCTGGCCTTCGCCTACCCGGACGGGCACCAGGCGCTCTACGGCGTGAACCTCTCCATCGCCCCCGGCGAGCGGGTCGCCCTGCTCGGGCCCAACGGCGCCGGCAAGACGACGCTGGTGCTGCACCTCAACGGCATCCTCGGCGGGCGGGACTCGGGCCGGGCCGAGGGGACGGTCTCGGTCGGCGGGCTGGACGTGGCGAAGCCCCATCTGCAGGAGATCCGGCGCCGGGTCGGGATCGTGTTCCAGGACCCGGACGACCAGCTGTTCATGCCGACCGTCGGCGAGGACGTCGCGTTCGGGCCGGCGAACTTCGGGCTGCGCGGCGCCGAGCTGACCGCCCGGGTGCACCAGGCCCTCGACGCCGTCGGGATGGCCGAGCACACCGACCGGTCGCCGCTGCACCTGTCCGGCGGGCAGCGCCGCCGGGTCGCCCTGGCCACGGTGCTCGCGTGCGACCCGGAGATCCTGGTGCTCGACGAGCCGTCGTCCAACCTGGACCCGGTGGCCCGCCGCGAGCTGGCCGAGGTCCTGCTCGGACTCGACCGGACGATGCTGATGGTCACCCACGACCTGCCCTACGCCCTGCAGCTGTGCCCGCGCAGCGTGGTCCTCGACGGCGGGGTGGTCGCCGCGGACGGCCCCACCCGCGATCTGCTGGCCGACGCGGACCTCCTGGCCCGGCACCGCCTGGAGCTCCCGTTCGGCTTCGTCCTGGCCTGA